CTGTTGACACGACGCTTGAACGTGCTGCCCGGTCAACGGGAACGCGGTAGCGTTGTGGTCGAAGGCCTGATCCCAGGCTTCGGTCGCGTGACAGTCAAGGCACTGCGTGCCAATGCCGGTGGCCTCGTGATCGGGGCTCGTTGTGCCATCATAATCGGCCAAGTGACAATCAACGCACTGGCTTGGTGTGCCCTCGAAGACGCCGCCGACGTGGCACTGCTGACACGACGCCTGAACGTGCTGGCCAGTAAGCGGGAAGCTCGTGCTACTATGGTCGAAGGCCTGATCCCAGGCTTCGGTCGTGTGACAATCAAGACACTGCGTGCCGATGCCGGTGGCCTCGTGGTCGGGGCTCGTTGTTCCGTTGTAGTCGGCCAAGTGGCAATCAACGCATTGGCTTGGCGTGCCCCTGAGAATTCCGCTGACATGACATTCTTTGCAACCAACCTGTAAATGCGCACCCGTCAGTTCATACGGTGTGTCCAAATTGTGCTCGAAGGTCGCATCCCAACTCTGCGCAGTATGACACGATTGGCAATCATGCGGAAGTTGAATCTCTGCATGGTCCGGGGTGTCCGTAATCTCATAGTCGGCCGCGTGACACGACCAGCACGACTCATTGAGTCCATCAAACAGACCTCCACCGTGGCATTCCGTGCAACTCGTTTCTACATGACGACCCGTCAGCGGAAAGTCCGAAACCTGATGATTGAAGTCGGACGCCCAGTTGGACGTTGTGTGACACTGCGAACAGCCATGCGGGAAGTCAAGCGATACATGATTAGGCGCCATGGTCGCGGCAAAGTCGTCGCGATGACAATCTACGCACACCGCCGACGCGATCGCAAAGGAGTTTTCGCCATGACACTCCGCACATCGGCGGTTCGCATGTCCACCGGTGAGCGGGAAGGAGGTCGAGTGCACGAACTCGTTCGACCGCCAATCCGTGATCCGGGTGTCGTGACAGCTCTCGCAGGAAGCAGAAAACCCAGCCATGGTGTGGCTGGGATCGGTAGTTTCTCATAGTCGTCCAAATGGCACGCCACACAAGCCGTCTCAAGTCCGGCCATCTGGCCGTTTGCATGACACGACTGACAATCAAGCCGGGCGTGTTGTCCGACCAGCGGGAATCGCGTCTCGGCGTGCTTGCTCTGCATCGTCAGACGCTCGTCCCAGCCGTTGGTAGCGTGACACTTCTCGCAACTGTTGCCAAATTGTCCGGTGTGTACATCGGCATGGCAGGAAACACACGCCGTTTGTGCGTCCGCGAAAACCAAATTCGTGTGGCACGACAAACAAGAAGTTCCCGCATGGCGGCCGGCCAAGGGGAACTTCGTGGAATCATGGGAAAATGGCAGGGGCGATAGCAACGGCGTCCACCCGGAAACCGAGTGACAGATGTTGCAATCTTGCAACAAATTGCCATGCGGGTTGGCGGGCTCTCCACTCGCGGAAACCACCACCCACAGGCAAAGTGCGGCACACAGCACCGATCTATGCAAAAGTCGGCCGATCATCTTCTCCAAGACTTCTGTGCGATAAAACACAAAAGTCACTTATTACATCGAAAAGTCAGTAATTATTAATCATGGCGGAAACTGGTTACCGGGGTGAGTCAGAGTGAAGGCAACAAATGTACCGACTTAACCCATCTCGAAACCAGAGCGTGTTCACTCCGGTCAATATATGCCATATCGAATGATAAAGCAAGATGTCATCAAGCCCGAGTGAAGAAACTCAACCCAGAGAAAGGTGGGCCCCGAGGGCATCCAGATTTCCTCCAGACGTACCATAGTGAACAGGAACGTCGCTGAGGATTCCCGCGCGTTTCTTAATGCAACCCGTTACCCGACTCGGGCGTTACACCAGTGATCCAACAATAATTACCCACAGGCGCCTTGCTGAACTTAGGAATTCGTGGCCTTGACAAGCGGTTCGTGGCTTCGTATCTTTGGGTGTTGCAGCAATTCAACATGTGAGGACTGTGCGAAATGATGGCTTTTCTATGGCTTGCTGTTCTGGCGCTTGGGTGTTTCGGCGTTGGATCCGCATCGGCACAGATGGAGATTTTTGAAGCCGCGAAAACCGGGGATATTGTGCGCGTCGAACAGCTACTCGAATCCGAGCATTCCGCGTTGGATTACGATGTCAACGGCTCGACAATTTTGCATTACGCGGCAAGCGGCGGCCAAGCGAAGATCGCCGCGCTGCTGATTGCCCGCGGCGCGGACGTGAACGCCGCGAACAAAGACGGCTTCACCCCGCTGCACAATTGCGCTCTGAGTGGAAACAGCGAAACCGCCGTAACGCTGCTCGGCGGCGGCAGCATTCTCTACGCTCGCGACAACAATGAAATGACACCCCTGCATCTGTGCGGACTGAGCAACAACGTGGATGTTGCCAAGATCCTCGTGGGTCATGGTGCAGATGTCAACGACAAGACATCCACGCTGTGGACTCCGCTGCGGGTCGCTGAGTACAAATCCAACAAGGAGCTGATCGAATGGTTGCGGGCGCAGGGTGCGAACGAATAGTTAGTTCGCGCGCTGGCTCGACAGTTCTCGATGTCACGGTCCTGTTCGTGGCGGGCGGTGGGGCGGAGTTCGATAGCAGCACATCGCTTTGGCGGATTAGTGACTAAAGCTAATTTCGTGGCGTTCTTGTTGATTATTATTGCCTTACGTTAAGTTATTGAGACGCTGCGGCGTCATCGCGCAGCGCAGATGATCTGGGAAAGCCCCGATAAGCGATTGTTTATTGGGGCTTTTGTGTTGTTGCGCCCGTTGGCCAGTGTCATGGCGCTGAGTCCATTTTAGTCGGCATATTTTGGTCAGGCAATTTTCAGATTTACTGACGATATTGGGATTAGACGGGATTTAACAGCGTGGCCATGAGAATTCTACTTATTGAAGATGATCGCAAGATTGCCGAAGCGCTGCTAAAGAGTCTGCGCGCGGATGCGCATATTGTGGATCACGCACGCACGGGCGAGGACGGCGAAGAGCTGGCGTTCGTGAATCAGTATGATGTGATTCTGCTCGATATCATGTTGCCCCGGCAGGACGGCTGGCAGACGTGCCGCAATATTCGCGCGCAAGGTGTAGCTACACCCGTGCTGATGCTTACAGCACTGGGTGAAGTTGAAGACCGGGTGAAAGGGCTCAACTTGGGAGCAGATGACTATTTGACCAAGCCATTTCATACGGCCGAATTAGAGGCGCGGATGCGCGCGCTCGTACGGCGGCCTTCGTCGTCGCGCTCGGCGGTGTTGGAACAATTTGGCCTGCACATTGACTTGGAACGGCGCTATGCAGAACGTGACGGCCGTGAACTTTCATTGACGACCCGCGAGTTCCGAATGCTTGAACTCTTCTTGCTGAATCCGGGCAGAGTGCTGTCGCGCGAGACGATCTCGGACCATTTGTGGGACATGAACTATGAGCCGCGCAGCAATGTGCTGGAAGCGTTCATCAAATCGTTGCGACAGAAGGTGGATCGCGGTTTTGCGCGACCGCTCATTCACACCGTGCGCGGTCTCGGGTATGTTTTCAAAGAAGAGACGGCGTAAGCACATGCTCTCCGGAATGGGAATCAAATCCAGAATCGTGGCGGCGAACACCCTCATGATTGGCATATTGCTTATCGGCTTCGTAGCGGTGACCTATACAAACATTCGGCACAGCGGCTTACGCAAACTCGATGCGGAACTTGCCATATTCGCGGCTAAGGTTTCCGAAGATGTCGCACAGGATATTGAAGACCATGAAGAGACCGACTTCGCCGAAGTTCGCGACTTTGCGCCGGACGGTTTGGCCGAGGGCGCGGGTACAGGTGTGGACTCGTAGCGGCGCGGTGACGCTCGCGGATTCAGTGTTGTCCTTGATAACCTCACAATTGCCGGGCGAATTTGATGAAGATGAAACGCTTGCCGAGACTGTCCTTCACAATGGCGCGAGCTTTCGAGTTTTCTGGCAACCGGTTGAGGTTGACGGTCGGTATCCCAATATCGTGCAGGCGGCAGCGTCCATGCACGAGCTTGAGGCCGAACTTTCGCGCTTGCTGTGGCTGTTTCTGGGAATGATCGCGATGGCGCTACTTCTATCGGGTCTGGCGGCGCGGGTATTGATGAAGGTGGCGTTCCGGCCGATTGATCAGATGGCCGACGGCGCGCGGCTTCAGCGCGGAGCGCTTAGACCCGCGGGTGGATGTTCCTATCCCGATGATGAGGTGCGGAGACTTGCTGAGACACTGAACGGACTGTTGGCCCGCATTCAAACGGCGTTCGAGAGTCAACAGCAGTTCGTCGCCGATGCTTCGCATGAACTGCGCACGCCGCTGACGGTCATTCGCACGGAGCTCGAATTTGCAAGTCGCTCGCTTGACGGCGTGAAGTCGCGCGAGAGTGTCGTCAATGCGATTGCGGAAACCGAGCGGCTTGAGCGGCTGACCAATCAACTGTTGACGCTTGTCAGACTCGATTCGGGCAGGCATTCCGTTGATCGCGGCGCGGTGCGAGTGGACGATTTACTGCTGGACTGCCTAACTCAGGTCAGACCCAGGGCCTCTGTCAAGCGCGTGACCATGCAAGTGCACATTGCCGAGGTCCTGGAAACGACCGGTGACGCCGCTTTGCTCAGAAGTATGCTGCTGAACATCATCGAGAACGCCGTAAAATACTCGCCGGAGGACGCCACGATTCAGGTCGAACTCCGACGGCACGACTTGGATGAACGATTTCTGAAGATTGTGGTGACCGATGCGGGGCCGGGTATTCCCGAAGAAGAGCAGGAGCATGTCTTTCGCCGATTCTATCGGGCGAAGGCGCAGCGCAGCGAGGCAAATGGCAGCGGGCTTGGTCTGGCGATTGCCAGAAACGTCATTGAGATCCACGGCGGTGAACTGTCGGTTATGAGCGCCGCGGGGCACGGCTCTAAGTTCACGGTGAAATTGCCCTGTATCGGCCATGAAAGCGAACGTGCCAAGTGACTGGCGGAGCAATTTCAGGTTTCGTTCAGGAACAGAACATTGTAGCGCGTTTCGTGAAGTCAGGAGATATTCATATCGCCGGGCGATATTGAGGGTGACAGCGCCACCTATATGGGTGGGCTTACGATCACTTGAAGAAAAGGAAACAGACATGAAAAATCTCACAAGCGTCCTGCTCGCAGCGATCATCGCGCTCGTGCTTGTCGGATCAGCGCTCCCCGCGCTGGCAAAGGCAGCCAAAGGCACGGGAACGGCGAAGGAAGTGTCGCAACCCGAACTGCCGATGGCGGTGACACAGTCACTGCAGATGGCCTTCCCCGGAGCCGTGATAACAGAAGTGTCCAAGGAAAATGAGAACAACGTGCAGGTCTATGACATTGAGACGCGCGACGGCATGATCGAGCGCGACCTGATCTTTGGGCTTGACGGGACGCTTCTGGAAGTGGGCGAGCACATTCCCGCCGCTGATTTGCCCGCGGCGGTGCGGGACGCGACGAACAAGGCCTTTCCCGGCGGTTCGATAACCGAAGCCGAGCGGAAGACCATTGGTGGTACGATGCGCTACGATGTTACCGTCCAAAGCGGCGGAGCATCACACGAGTTGTATTTCTCACCCGCCGGCGCAATTCTGAACGTGACTGACGATGAAGACGACGGCGGCGATGACGGAGATGATGACTAAGCCGTCGGCGATGCGCAGCCGCGCGGCGATTGCGGCACTCGTGCTGAGTCTCGTGGTGTCCGTGTCTCCCTCCGAAGCCCGAGTGCTGAAGTCAATCGGCAAGTCTTTGCAGTCGAGTGAGCAGACGTTCACGATCGGCGGCGGACTCGACTTTCAATCGGACGAGGGCGAAGATGAGTACGATTTGTCGTTGCTGGCTGAGTACGGTTTCACGGAAGACCTCAAGGCCGCGTTCGAACCGAACTTCATCTATATCAGAGGCAGTGCTGGGAGCATCAACGGCTTGGGCGAGTTTGAGGCTTCGCTGAACTACGACTTCTACGAGATTGAGGAACCGGAATTGGGACTATCAGCGCTGGCGTTGATCAAGCTCCCGACTGCTTCACAAAGCGAACTGGGCACGGGCGAGACTGATTTCACCCCTCGGCATCAGCGCAAGTCATGAGTTTGAGGGTGCGGACGCGGACTTTGAGGCACTCTACACATTCGTCGGCGATCCGCCGGGCGAACAGCTTCAGAACTCGATCGAGTTCATTCTGGCGAGCGAGTGGTACGCTTCCAGCGTTCTAAGTCTGATGGCTGAACTGTCCGCCATTGATGGTGCGGGACGGTCGCATACTCATGCGGGAAGCGTCCAGGGCCTGGCGGGACGCGAGGACAGCAGCGAGCGATCCGTGACGCTGGGTTTGTCTGAACGCATAGGTGCGGGAATGAAACTCGCACAGGGAGTTGTCTACGTCTTGGACGGCACACTTCAGGCCGTCGTCGCCTGGGAGTGGGCGCTCGGCGGACATTAACACTCTCGCAACAGCATTGCAACTCGCATGAGGCGGTCCACTGGACCGCCTCATGCGTTCTCATCGGCCGAGAATCTTCAGGAATCGTTCATCTTGTTCCGCTATATTGGAGCATACAGAAGGACGATCACACGGATGTCCTTACGAAGTGACCAATCAAAGGGAGAATGAAATGAAGCGGAAGTTATTGTACGCCTTATATGCCGCCCTCTGCGCACTGGTCGTGGCGGCAGGCTGCGACAAATCGAGTGAGCCCGAATCGGAACCTGCGTGGAATCCCGGCGTGAATCCGGCAACTTTCGTGGCGGGTGTGGACCATCCATTCTTCTCAGTCGTGCCGGGCCGTATCATGGTTTACGCCGGCAATGACGGCGCGGTGCGGGACAGTGTGGAAGTGCGCGATTCAGATCAGACGCGGGTTGTGATGGGCGTTACGTGCATGGTCTCAGAGTTCCGCGCGTGGGAGAATGGTGAGCTGGTCGAGATCGCGCGTGACTGGTATGCGCAGGATCAAGCGGGTACGGTCTGGTATTTCGGCGAAGAGGTTGAGAACTACGAGAATGGAGTGCTCGTGGATACCGACGGTTCCTGGGAGGCCGGAGTGGACGGCGCCGTGCCCGGCTATCAGATGAAAGCGACTCCGCACGTCGGCGACGTCTATTACAACGAGTTTTACGAAGAAGAGGCCGAAGATCAATCGGAGGTGTTGAGCGTGGATGCGGCCATTCCCATGGGCTTCGGAGACTTCGTTCACTGCGTCAAGACTGCGGATTGGACTGACCTTGAACCGGGAATCACTGAGCATAAATATTATGCGCCGGGAATCGGGCTTGTCTATGAAATCAAGGTGGAAGGCGGTTCAGGGAGCATTGAACTCGTCGAGGTGCGACAGGCAACGGGCGCGTCGTGGAATCCCGCCGTCATCCCGTCGAATTTTGTTACGGGAGTCAACAACCCATATTATTCCGTAGTTCCCGGCCGTGTGATGGTGTACGTGGGGGACGGAGACAGCGTGGAGGTGCGTGACACGGATGACACTCGTGTAGTGATGGGCGTAACTTGCATGGTGTCGGAGTTTCGCGAGTGGACGGACGGCGAACTGGTTGAGGTAGCCTACGACTGGTTTGCACAGGATCAGGATGGAAACGTATGGTACTTCGGTGAAGCGGTCGAAAATTATGCTAACGGCGAGTTGATCAATACGAACGGTTCATGGGAGGCCGGCGTGGATGGCGCACTGCCCGGTTACCAGATGAAAGCTCAGCCATTTGTCGGTGACCGCTACTATCAGGAATACTATGACGGGGAAGCCGAGGATCAGGCGCGCATAATCAGCGTCACGGCCTCCCAGTCGGTCGTGTTCGGTCAGTTCAGCAATTGCGTGAAGTCGCTCGAGTGGACGGATATTGATCCCGGCGCCGCCGAATTCAAGTTCTATGCATCGGGAATCGGCTTGATCCGCGAGCATGCTACAACCGACGAATCGAGCGGCATGGAACTCGTTGCTGTACGCATGGAGTAGCGCTCGCAGCGCCCACACGGATTGACTCTGTTGAAACAAACAAGCCCCTGTCGACTTCACGGTCAGCAGGGGCTTTTGATGTTATCAAGTCGGATGAGCGTGAAGTGCCGAATTAACTGCTTTCCGCGCGAGGGAGTGAGATGCGGAAGGTCGTGCCCTGACCGGCGGCGGATTCGACTTGAATGGCGCCGGAGTGCTCTTCGACAATCTGGTGGACGATCGAGAGTCCGAGGCCGACGCCGACACCCACGCCCCAAGTCGTGTAGCCCGGCTCGAAGATCCGGGACAATTTGTCCTGCGGAATGCCGATGCCATTGTCGGCGATTTCCACGACCACGTTTTCTGCCCCGGCAAATGTGCGAATGCGGATCTGGCCGCTCGACGAGACCGCGTGATTGGCATTGCTCAGCAATTGCAGGATCATCTGGTTCAATTTGGCCGGATGGCAAAGAATACGCGGCAGGTCGGCGAGTTCTTTTACGATTTCGATGTCAGGTTTGCGCTCTTGCTCGAAGACGGCCAGCGTATCTTCAATGCTCCTGTTCACGTCGTAGAGTTGCCGTTCCGCTTCGTCCAGCTTCACAAAACTCTTCATCTTGGCCACAATCTGCGCGACGCGGTTCGAACCCTCTGACACCACGCGCTCACTTTGGAGCAGCAAAGACAGCAGCCTGTCAATCGCACGCGTTTGGTCGGACTCGGGCAGCGCCTTCACGTTGGCCTCGAGTTTGGCGACGCACGAACGAATATTCATGCTTGAACTTTGAACGGCGGAAATCGGATTGTTGAACTCGTGCGACATACCGGCGACGAACAGGCTCATCGAGGCCATCTTCTCGGATTGGACGAGTTGTGCCTGCGTTAGGCGGAGTTCGAGGTTTGCGTTGCTCAAGTCGTCGTTCGTTCGTTCGAGTTGTGCGTAAGAGGTCTCAAGGTCAGACATGGCGTGCTTCAAGGCGAGCTCGGTAGCCTTGCGGTCGGTGATATCGGTGACGATGCCCTCAATCGCCTTGACGGATCCGTGGCCATCGCGTTCCGCCCATAAGCTCATTTCGACAAAGAACTCGGATCGGTCACGCCGCCGAAAGACGTACTCGCCAGTGAGCTGACCGTCGCGGGCCAAGGCCGCCATGACCTGCTGCCGTTCGGCTGGGTTGCTGTATACCTGCTCGCCGATGTTGGTGACTTCCGAGCGGGCATGCTCATCGGAATCGTAGCCCAGCATTTTCACGAGGGCACGGTTGGCAGTGATCACTTTGCCATCGGGCGACGACCGGATGATTCCGGCTGTGGCGTGTTCGAAGATTCCGCGATAGCGTTCTTCGCTGGCGCGCAATGCCGCCTCGACGCGCTCACGCTCGGAAATGTCCACAATGAGCGCCTGCTGCATCCTGCGTACGCTATCAGCCAGGCGCCGAGTTCATCCGTGAGCGGTAGTCAAAGACCGCGTCGAGCTTACCGTGTGCGATAGACTCGGTGACCGCGGAAATTCGGCGCAAAGGACGCAGGACCGAGCTGATCAGACCGACGGTGATCATGAACAGCATACCAAGGCAAAAGACAATCGCAAGGCGCATGTGCGATTGGGATTTGGCGCGTGAACTGCGGGCGTCGTGGAACGCGGCGTTCATGCCGCCCGCGAGCCGCTGGCCAAGTTCCCGCTGAAGCGCGGTCAGGTTCTCATAGCGCCGGTTCATGTCCTCCACTTTGGGAAACTGCGCCTCGTTAAGCTCGCTTGCTATCAGTTGCAGCGTCAGGGCGCGCGCAAGGTCATAGTAAGATTCAAAGGCCCGATTGGTTTCGAGCAACAGCGCGGAATGCTCAGGCAACAGCACCCGCAGCGAGTCCTGCAACGACACCTGCCGGAGACGCATTTCATCAGCCTCAAACAGCATGTCCGCATCCTGCAAGACAATTGAGGTTTGGAAGACGTGTTGAATCTGAAGGGTCAGCGTAGCAAGCTCGTTGCTCAAACGGACTGCCGGAAAGGCCTTCAGCTCAATGCGGTCGGCGAGCCGCGCGTTTTGTTCGGCCTGAATGTAGGATATGCCGTATATAACGACAAATGCCATTGCGGCGAGCAACGGCATGGACATGATCTTGTGCGTGAATCTCATAAGGTTGTTCGGTCGTGAATCGCGGGCTATTCGCTCATTTTACAGCGATCCGGCGGATAGGTTTGGACGTTGGCAGATACGACGCGTAACCGATGGCGCCAGGTGTTTCACTGACAAACTCGATCAATTCGGCTTCTGTTTCAAATGATTTGGGCGGCAGGCCCCGGCCCGTAAAGACGGCTTGCTTCCAAAACGTGGAGAACTGTGAGGCGTCGCGGTCAAGGTACTTTTTCACAAACGCCGAGTGTGTTGCCCCTGACCGCAGCACGACGGGCACAATGTGAGCCGTCGGACCACTGCGACTTCTTGCCAAGGTAGATACGCTCGATGGACTCGCGCTGTAGTTCGGAGTCGGGCACGTTCTTGTTCGCAAATACAATAATTTCCGCCGACCATCCGACGGAGGCCAGAGCGAGCAAGATTGTTAGAACGGCGGTGGTTCGTGCGTATCGCATCAGAAGTGCACGGTCGTTTTCAAGAGGAGCGCATGCCAATAGCGATCCAGCGTGCCGGCTCGCGCACCGTCAAACAGAGCCTGCCCTTCGCGAAGCGCCACACCGTCCAGATAATGATACTCCGCCTTAACCATCATGTTGGGATTGATGTCAATGCGGGTGCTCAGGACGAGGTCCTTTTCCCATCCGGCGTAGTCCGGCCACCCTTGCATTACCGCGAAATCGCCGTCACGGTCGTTGACACGCGGGTAGTAGACGCTGTAGTACATGCCGCAAGTCAGCCACTTGTTGGTGCGGCAGCTTAACATTCCGTAATAGCCTTCCTCGCGGCCAGTGCCTGCCCTTCCCGAGTTCATGACGTTGGAATTAAACTCGGCCGCCGCGGTCAGACACTTGTGAACGTATTCCGCGGAGAAGGTGGCCATTTGCTCGATGTCGAACTCGTCACTATAGTGAATCTGCCGCGTGAAATCGCGTGGGTGCCCATTGGAGTCCGTAAGCGTGACGGCGTAATTCCAATCGGTCGACATTTCAAATTCGCCAACAAGAAACGTGGTGCCCATACGCAGACCGGGCACCGGCGGAGACCAGACAAACGCGCCGCCATAGACGACCGGAAAGAGGACTTTTTCGTTGAAGGATCCAAGGTATTCGACGGCGACGGAGTTAGGATCGGCGCCGTACTCCGCGGCGGCCTCGAAGCCAACCGGGTATACCGAGCTCGCCCCTCCGACCCGGAAGTTGCCGCCCCAGAAGCCATTCTTGGGATTTGGAATATTCAGCGTACCGCACCAGAGCTCGTAATCGCAATAGCCGGATTTGTGCAGCGGTAAATTCCCGTAAAGGCTCACCCCTTCGTGGGCCAAGGCGAAGTCGCGCAGGCCTTCGTTGTAGACGCACTGCGGCAAGAGGACGGCGGTGCGCAGCATGTCAATGTCGCGGCCCTGATTGTAAAAGCCAAGCGGGACTTTGATCTTCCCGACGCGCACGCCCAAGTAATCACGCCATTGGTAGTCGCCGCCGGCCCAATCAATGAAGACTTGGTTGTTGCCCTCCAAACCCAAATCGCGAGCCAAAAATTGAATGCCGACGCGCAAGCGCTCCGTCGGCGTCGCGAGGACAGTCGTGCCCACCTCGTTGTACTCGAAACTGCCCTTGGCGGAACGGGCAACCAGGAGCTGGTTGGCAGAAGTCGTTACGAAGCCCTGACTGGCGAAGCCGCTGACGTAGAGATTTTGCATCTGCGCCGTCAACCGATGCGGGGCCACGGCCAGGATGCAAACTGTCAGCGCAAGGACCGTCCAGTTTCGGGATATCGAGCTGCGGGAGGTGTATGTACTTACTGCGACCATGATGTGTTGTTGTTGCGGAAGGATTTAAAGGCGAATCGAGAGCCACAGCCCGGCCGGATCGTCCGGTCCGCCGCTGAAGGGGCGCACGGTCATCCACTTCATCCGGTGACGGCCAACGAGCGCGTCGGCGACGGCGAAACCGTAGGCCCCGCCGACCCAAACATCGGATGCCCAGTGCCAGCGTGAGTCCACACGCTGCACTGCAACGGATGCCGCGCCCATGTAGAGGACAACGTCCATCGGGACAAAATGAATGTGCTCGTCGGCGATGCGCGCGATCTGGAAAGCGTGGGAAGCGTGACCTGAAAAAAACGACTGGCCGGGTTCGAAAAAGTCCCAGTGATTCGAGCGATAACCCTCGATGGGGCGCGGGCGGCCGGTGATCTTGTTGACAATCACCTTGGGAGGTCCCGCGATGAGGTAGCTTTCGAGGATTTCAGAACTCATCCGCGACAGCCACTCAAACCCGACCAGGTAGGAGACCACGGCGGTGCCGAGAATGTACTTATTCATCGTT
This region of bacterium genomic DNA includes:
- a CDS encoding PepSY-like domain-containing protein, coding for MKNLTSVLLAAIIALVLVGSALPALAKAAKGTGTAKEVSQPELPMAVTQSLQMAFPGAVITEVSKENENNVQVYDIETRDGMIERDLIFGLDGTLLEVGEHIPAADLPAAVRDATNKAFPGGSITEAERKTIGGTMRYDVTVQSGGASHELYFSPAGAILNVTDDEDDGGDDGDDD
- a CDS encoding phosphatase PAP2 family protein — its product is MNICRAFGISAFVLLLVVSAQGQEIRFKRGLSVGSSPPPVALSSADSQRIATKPYGTRLFGKSAFSRNILGDMKFVARTGLSDVAWVYSSPARFHPRTLKYLAGIVAVGAGIYFLDDEISAGLHRNKDHWSIEPFHEAGEFLEPVGRQGTMNKYILGTAVVSYLVGFEWLSRMSSEILESYLIAGPPKVIVNKITGRPRPIEGYRSNHWDFFEPGQSFFSGHASHAFQIARIADEHIHFVPMDVVLYMGAASVAVQRVDSRWHWASDVWVGGAYGFAVADALVGRHRMKWMTVRPFSGGPDDPAGLWLSIRL
- a CDS encoding HAMP domain-containing histidine kinase, whose product is MWTRSGAVTLADSVLSLITSQLPGEFDEDETLAETVLHNGASFRVFWQPVEVDGRYPNIVQAAASMHELEAELSRLLWLFLGMIAMALLLSGLAARVLMKVAFRPIDQMADGARLQRGALRPAGGCSYPDDEVRRLAETLNGLLARIQTAFESQQQFVADASHELRTPLTVIRTELEFASRSLDGVKSRESVVNAIAETERLERLTNQLLTLVRLDSGRHSVDRGAVRVDDLLLDCLTQVRPRASVKRVTMQVHIAEVLETTGDAALLRSMLLNIIENAVKYSPEDATIQVELRRHDLDERFLKIVVTDAGPGIPEEEQEHVFRRFYRAKAQRSEANGSGLGLAIARNVIEIHGGELSVMSAAGHGSKFTVKLPCIGHESERAK
- a CDS encoding ankyrin repeat domain-containing protein is translated as MMAFLWLAVLALGCFGVGSASAQMEIFEAAKTGDIVRVEQLLESEHSALDYDVNGSTILHYAASGGQAKIAALLIARGADVNAANKDGFTPLHNCALSGNSETAVTLLGGGSILYARDNNEMTPLHLCGLSNNVDVAKILVGHGADVNDKTSTLWTPLRVAEYKSNKELIEWLRAQGANE
- a CDS encoding PAS domain S-box protein — protein: MQQALIVDISERERVEAALRASEERYRGIFEHATAGIIRSSPDGKVITANRALVKMLGYDSDEHARSEVTNIGEQVYSNPAERQQVMAALARDGQLTGEYVFRRRDRSEFFVEMSLWAERDGHGSVKAIEGIVTDITDRKATELALKHAMSDLETSYAQLERTNDDLSNANLELRLTQAQLVQSEKMASMSLFVAGMSHEFNNPISAVQSSSMNIRSCVAKLEANVKALPESDQTRAIDRLLSLLLQSERVVSEGSNRVAQIVAKMKSFVKLDEAERQLYDVNRSIEDTLAVFEQERKPDIEIVKELADLPRILCHPAKLNQMILQLLSNANHAVSSSGQIRIRTFAGAENVVVEIADNGIGIPQDKLSRIFEPGYTTWGVGVGVGLGLSIVHQIVEEHSGAIQVESAAGQGTTFRISLPRAESS
- a CDS encoding response regulator transcription factor, whose protein sequence is MRILLIEDDRKIAEALLKSLRADAHIVDHARTGEDGEELAFVNQYDVILLDIMLPRQDGWQTCRNIRAQGVATPVLMLTALGEVEDRVKGLNLGADDYLTKPFHTAELEARMRALVRRPSSSRSAVLEQFGLHIDLERRYAERDGRELSLTTREFRMLELFLLNPGRVLSRETISDHLWDMNYEPRSNVLEAFIKSLRQKVDRGFARPLIHTVRGLGYVFKEETA